One Pseudomonas muyukensis DNA segment encodes these proteins:
- the nuoJ gene encoding NADH-quinone oxidoreductase subunit J — protein sequence MEFAFYFASGVAVVSTLRVVTGTNPVHALLYLIISLISVAMIFFSLGAPFAGALEVIAYAGAIMVLFVFVVMMLNLGPASVAQERGWLKPGIWAGPVVLAALLLLELLYVLFVTPTGAAISGTTVSAKEVGISLFGPYLLVVELASMLLLAAAVTAFHLGRNEAKE from the coding sequence ATGGAATTCGCTTTCTACTTCGCATCCGGTGTCGCCGTTGTCTCCACGCTGCGCGTGGTGACCGGCACCAACCCCGTGCACGCCCTGCTCTACCTGATCATTTCGCTGATCTCCGTGGCGATGATCTTCTTCTCCCTCGGTGCGCCGTTCGCCGGCGCCCTGGAAGTGATCGCCTATGCCGGCGCCATCATGGTGCTGTTCGTCTTCGTGGTGATGATGCTCAACCTCGGGCCGGCCTCGGTCGCCCAGGAGCGCGGCTGGCTCAAGCCAGGCATCTGGGCCGGGCCGGTCGTGCTCGCCGCCCTGCTGCTGCTCGAGCTGTTGTACGTACTGTTCGTCACCCCGACGGGCGCTGCCATCAGCGGTACCACCGTCAGCGCCAAAGAGGTCGGCATCAGCCTGTTCGGCCCTTACCTGCTGGTGGTCGAACTGGCCTCGATGCTGCTGCTCGCGGCAGCCGTCACCGCCTTCCACCTGGGCCGCAACGAGGCGAAGGAGTAA
- the nuoK gene encoding NADH-quinone oxidoreductase subunit NuoK, with protein MGAIPLEHGLAVAGILFCLGLVGLMVRRNILFVLMSLEVMMNAAALAFIVAGARWVQPDGQVMFILVISLAAAEASIGLAILLQLYRRFHTLDIDAASEMRG; from the coding sequence ATGGGTGCTATCCCTCTCGAGCATGGTCTGGCGGTCGCCGGCATCCTGTTCTGCTTAGGTCTGGTCGGGCTGATGGTCCGCCGCAACATCCTCTTCGTGCTCATGAGCCTGGAAGTCATGATGAACGCCGCAGCCCTGGCGTTCATCGTCGCCGGTGCCCGTTGGGTCCAGCCCGACGGCCAGGTGATGTTCATTCTGGTGATCAGCCTGGCAGCCGCCGAGGCCAGCATTGGCCTGGCGATCCTGCTGCAGTTGTATCGCCGCTTCCACACTCTCGACATCGATGCTGCCAGTGAGATGCGCGGATGA
- the nuoN gene encoding NADH-quinone oxidoreductase subunit NuoN codes for MEFTTQHFIALAPMLITTLTTVVVMLAIAWKRNHSQTFLLSTVGLNLALLSILPALKVAPLAVTSLVTIDKFACLYMAIILVATLACVTLAHAYLGEGSKGYPGNREELYLLLLMSALGGLVLVSANHLAGLFIGLELLSVPVYGLVAYAFFNKRSLEAGIKYMVLSAAGSAFLLFGMALLYADAGSLTFDQIGKALAATNMPSLLAQLGLGMMLVGLAFKLSLVPFHLWTPDVYEGAPAPVAAFLATASKVAVFAVVVRLFMLSPAASSGVLSTVLAVIAVASIIIGNLLALTQSNLKRLLGYSSIAHFGYLVIALVASKGLALEAMGVYLVTYVITSLGAFGVITLMSSPYAGRDADALYEYRGLFWRRPYLTAVLTVMMLSLAGIPLTAGFIGKFYIIATGVESHLWWLVGALVIGSAIGVYYYLRVMVTLYLVEPNLRRHDAPLKWEQRTGGVMLLAIAILAFVLGVYPQPLLEMVQQAGLQLIG; via the coding sequence ATGGAATTCACCACTCAACACTTCATCGCATTGGCGCCGATGCTGATCACCACCCTCACCACGGTGGTGGTGATGCTGGCGATCGCCTGGAAGCGCAACCACTCGCAGACCTTCCTGCTGTCGACCGTGGGCCTGAACCTGGCCCTGCTGTCGATCCTCCCGGCGCTGAAGGTCGCGCCGCTGGCGGTGACCTCGCTGGTCACCATCGACAAGTTCGCCTGCCTGTACATGGCGATCATCCTGGTGGCGACGCTGGCCTGCGTCACCCTCGCCCACGCCTACCTGGGCGAGGGCTCCAAGGGCTACCCGGGCAACCGTGAAGAGCTCTACCTGCTGCTGCTGATGTCCGCACTGGGTGGCCTGGTGCTGGTCAGCGCCAACCACCTGGCCGGCCTGTTCATCGGCCTGGAGCTGCTGTCGGTGCCGGTCTACGGCCTGGTGGCGTATGCGTTCTTCAACAAGCGCTCGCTGGAAGCCGGCATCAAGTACATGGTGCTGTCGGCCGCCGGTTCCGCCTTCCTGCTGTTCGGCATGGCCCTGCTGTACGCCGATGCCGGCAGCCTGACCTTCGACCAGATCGGCAAGGCCCTGGCCGCCACCAACATGCCAAGCCTGCTGGCCCAGCTGGGCCTGGGCATGATGCTGGTGGGCCTGGCCTTCAAGCTGTCGCTGGTGCCGTTCCACCTGTGGACCCCGGACGTGTACGAAGGCGCCCCGGCGCCGGTCGCGGCGTTCCTGGCCACCGCCAGCAAGGTCGCGGTGTTCGCCGTGGTGGTACGCCTGTTCATGCTCTCCCCTGCCGCCAGCAGCGGCGTGCTGAGCACCGTGCTGGCAGTGATCGCGGTCGCCTCGATCATCATCGGCAACCTGCTGGCGCTGACCCAGAGCAACCTCAAGCGTCTGCTCGGTTACTCGTCCATCGCCCACTTCGGCTACCTGGTCATCGCCCTGGTTGCCAGCAAGGGCCTGGCCCTGGAAGCCATGGGCGTGTACCTGGTCACCTACGTGATCACCAGCCTCGGCGCCTTCGGCGTGATCACCCTGATGTCCTCACCGTACGCCGGCCGTGACGCCGACGCCCTGTACGAGTACCGCGGCCTGTTCTGGCGCCGTCCCTACCTGACCGCGGTGCTGACCGTGATGATGCTGTCGCTGGCGGGCATTCCGCTGACCGCCGGCTTCATCGGCAAGTTCTACATCATCGCCACCGGGGTCGAGTCGCACCTGTGGTGGCTGGTCGGCGCCCTGGTGATCGGCAGCGCCATCGGCGTGTACTACTACCTGCGCGTCATGGTCACCCTGTACCTGGTCGAGCCGAACCTGCGTCGCCACGACGCCCCGCTGAAGTGGGAACAGCGCACCGGTGGCGTGATGCTGCTGGCCATCGCGATTCTCGCCTTCGTACTGGGTGTGTACCCGCAGCCGCTGCTGGAAATGGTGCAGCAGGCCGGCCTGCAACTGATCGGTTGA
- a CDS encoding LysE family translocator — MSIADNLIAFTFAATLLTLTPGLDTALILRTATLEGKAQALRAALGINTGCLLWGAAVAFGLGALLAVSELAYNALKYCGAAYLAWLGLNMLLRPRKSLAPIDTATKHNQNWFLKGMMGNLLNPKVGIFYVSFLPQFIPQGQPLVAWTFALVSIHVAIGLLWSTLLIAATQSLAGILRGEKVVAWMDRATGMIFVLFAARLALSKR, encoded by the coding sequence ATGTCCATTGCTGACAACCTGATTGCGTTTACCTTCGCCGCAACGCTGCTAACCCTAACACCCGGCCTGGACACGGCATTGATATTGAGAACCGCCACCCTCGAGGGAAAGGCGCAGGCGCTTCGCGCCGCATTGGGCATCAATACGGGTTGTTTGCTATGGGGCGCCGCTGTCGCCTTTGGTCTTGGGGCGTTGCTTGCCGTCTCAGAGTTGGCGTACAACGCCTTGAAGTACTGTGGTGCCGCCTATTTAGCCTGGTTAGGGCTAAACATGCTTTTGCGTCCGCGCAAGTCGTTAGCGCCCATCGACACGGCAACAAAGCACAACCAGAACTGGTTCCTGAAGGGCATGATGGGGAATCTCCTGAATCCCAAGGTTGGTATTTTCTACGTCTCTTTTCTGCCTCAATTCATTCCCCAGGGCCAGCCGCTGGTTGCTTGGACGTTTGCCTTGGTAAGCATCCATGTGGCAATTGGCTTGCTATGGTCGACGCTGCTGATCGCCGCGACCCAGTCGCTGGCCGGGATATTGCGGGGTGAGAAGGTAGTGGCGTGGATGGACCGTGCAACAGGCATGATCTTCGTGCTTTTTGCGGCACGTCTGGCCCTCAGTAAACGTTAA
- the nuoM gene encoding NADH-quinone oxidoreductase subunit M translates to MILPWLILIPFIGGFLCWLGERFGATLPRWIALLTMSLLLGIGLWLWATGNYTLAPTPGAEPAWALEYKVEWIKRFGISIHLALDGLSLLMILLTGLLGVLSVLCSWKEIQRHVGFFHLNLMWILGGVVGVFLALDLFLFFFFWEMMLVPMYFLIALWGHSSADGKKTRIYAATKFFIFTQASGLIMLVAILGLVLVNYNSTGVITFNYSDLLKAELPAGVEYILMLGFFIAFAVKLPVVPFHSWLPDAHAQAPTAGSVDLAGILLKTAAYGLLRFALPLFPNASAEFAPIAMTLGLIGIFYGAFLAFAQTDIKRLIAFSSVSHMGFVLIGIYSGSQQALQGAVIQMLAHGLSAAALFILSGQLYERLHTRDMRQMGGLWHRIAYLPAISLFFAAASLGLPGTGNFVGEFLILIGSFVHVPWITVIATTGLVFGSVYSLIMIHRAYFGPAKADIVLAGMDSRELIMVLGLAGLLILLGVYPQPFLDTSAATMSGVQQWLGSAFTQLASAR, encoded by the coding sequence ATGATTTTGCCTTGGCTGATCCTGATCCCCTTCATCGGCGGCTTCCTGTGCTGGCTGGGTGAGCGCTTCGGCGCCACCCTGCCGCGCTGGATCGCGCTGCTGACCATGTCCCTGCTGCTTGGCATCGGCCTGTGGCTGTGGGCGACCGGTAACTACACCCTGGCCCCGACCCCGGGCGCCGAACCTGCCTGGGCCCTCGAATACAAGGTCGAGTGGATCAAGCGCTTCGGCATCAGCATCCACCTGGCCCTGGACGGCCTGTCGCTGCTGATGATCCTGCTCACCGGCCTGCTCGGCGTGCTGTCGGTGCTGTGCTCGTGGAAAGAGATCCAGCGCCACGTCGGCTTCTTCCACCTCAACCTGATGTGGATCCTCGGCGGCGTGGTCGGTGTGTTCCTGGCCCTGGACCTGTTCCTGTTCTTCTTCTTCTGGGAAATGATGCTGGTGCCGATGTACTTCCTCATCGCGCTCTGGGGTCACAGCTCGGCCGATGGCAAGAAGACGCGGATCTACGCGGCCACCAAGTTCTTCATCTTCACCCAGGCCAGCGGCCTGATCATGCTGGTGGCGATCCTTGGCCTGGTGCTGGTCAACTACAACAGCACCGGGGTGATCACCTTCAACTACAGCGACCTGCTCAAGGCCGAACTGCCGGCCGGCGTCGAGTACATCCTGATGCTGGGCTTCTTCATCGCCTTCGCGGTGAAGCTGCCGGTGGTGCCGTTCCACTCCTGGCTGCCTGACGCCCACGCCCAGGCACCGACCGCAGGTTCCGTGGACCTGGCCGGTATCCTGCTGAAGACCGCGGCCTACGGCCTGCTGCGCTTCGCCCTGCCGCTGTTCCCGAACGCCTCGGCCGAGTTCGCGCCGATCGCCATGACCCTGGGCCTGATCGGTATCTTCTACGGTGCCTTCCTGGCCTTCGCGCAAACCGACATCAAGCGCCTGATCGCCTTCTCCAGCGTTTCGCACATGGGCTTCGTGCTGATCGGTATCTACTCCGGCAGCCAGCAGGCCCTGCAAGGCGCGGTGATCCAGATGCTGGCCCACGGCCTGTCGGCCGCCGCGCTGTTCATCCTGTCCGGCCAGCTGTACGAGCGCCTGCACACCCGTGACATGCGCCAGATGGGCGGCCTGTGGCACCGCATCGCGTATCTTCCGGCCATCAGCCTGTTCTTCGCCGCCGCTTCGCTCGGCTTGCCGGGCACCGGCAACTTCGTCGGCGAGTTCCTGATCCTGATCGGCAGCTTCGTCCATGTACCATGGATCACCGTGATCGCCACCACCGGCCTGGTGTTCGGTTCGGTGTACTCGCTGATCATGATCCACCGCGCCTACTTCGGTCCGGCCAAGGCCGACATCGTGCTGGCCGGCATGGACAGCCGCGAGCTGATCATGGTGCTGGGCCTGGCCGGCCTGCTGATCCTGCTGGGCGTGTATCCGCAGCCGTTCCTCGACACTTCTGCCGCCACCATGAGCGGTGTGCAGCAGTGGCTCGGTTCCGCATTCACTCAACTCGCTTCGGCCCGGTAA
- the nuoL gene encoding NADH-quinone oxidoreductase subunit L has protein sequence MNLLFLTFVFPLIGFLLLSFSRGRFSENLSALIGVGSVGLSAATAAYVIWQFNVAPPEGGAYSQLLWQWMSVDGFAPNFTLYLDGLSVTMLGVVTGVGFLIHLFASWYMRGEAGYSRFFSYTNLFIASMLFLILGDNLLFIYFGWEGVGLCSYLLIGFYYSNRNNGNAALKAFIVTRIGDVFMAIGLFILFAQLGTLNVQELLVLAPQKFQAGDTWMVLATLMLLGGAVGKSAQLPLQTWLADAMAGPTPVSALIHAATMVTAGVYLIARTNGLFLLAPDILHLVGVVGGVTLVLAGFAALVQTDIKRILAYSTMSQIGYMFLALGVGAWDAAIFHLMTHAFFKALLFLASGAVIVACHHEQNIFKMGGLWKKLPLAYASFVVGGAALAALPILTVGFYSKDEILWEAFASGNSGLLYAGLVGAFMTSLYTFRLIFIAFHGEAKTEAHAGHGISHWLPLGVLIVLSTFVGAWIHPPLAGVLPESAGHAGGEAKHSLEIASGAIAIAGILLSALLFLGKRRLVSAIANSGIGRVLSAWWFAAWGFDWIYDKLFVKPYLLISHILRKDPVDRSIGLIPRLARGGHVAMSKTETGQLRWYTASIAVGAVLVLGAVVVAAV, from the coding sequence ATGAACCTTCTCTTCCTGACTTTCGTCTTTCCCCTGATCGGCTTCCTGCTGCTGTCGTTCTCCCGCGGGCGGTTCTCGGAGAACCTGTCCGCGCTGATCGGCGTCGGCTCGGTGGGCCTCTCGGCGGCCACCGCCGCCTACGTGATCTGGCAGTTCAACGTCGCCCCGCCTGAAGGCGGCGCGTACAGCCAGCTGCTGTGGCAGTGGATGTCGGTGGACGGCTTCGCGCCGAACTTCACCCTGTACCTGGACGGCCTGTCGGTCACCATGCTCGGCGTGGTCACCGGCGTGGGCTTCCTGATCCACCTGTTCGCCTCCTGGTACATGCGTGGCGAAGCCGGTTACTCGCGCTTCTTCTCGTACACCAACCTGTTCATCGCCAGCATGCTGTTCCTGATCCTCGGCGATAACCTGCTGTTCATCTACTTCGGCTGGGAAGGCGTGGGCCTGTGCTCGTACCTGTTGATCGGTTTCTACTACAGCAACCGCAACAACGGTAACGCGGCGCTCAAGGCGTTCATCGTCACCCGTATCGGCGACGTGTTCATGGCCATCGGCCTGTTCATCCTGTTCGCCCAGCTGGGCACGCTGAATGTCCAGGAACTGCTGGTGCTGGCACCGCAGAAGTTCCAAGCCGGTGATACCTGGATGGTCCTGGCGACCCTGATGCTGCTGGGTGGCGCGGTCGGTAAATCGGCCCAGCTGCCGCTGCAGACCTGGCTGGCCGACGCGATGGCCGGCCCGACCCCGGTTTCGGCGCTGATCCACGCGGCGACCATGGTCACCGCGGGCGTGTACCTGATCGCCCGTACCAACGGCCTGTTCCTGCTGGCCCCGGACATCCTCCACCTGGTGGGTGTGGTCGGTGGCGTGACCTTGGTCCTGGCCGGCTTCGCCGCGCTGGTGCAGACCGACATCAAGCGTATCCTCGCCTACTCGACCATGAGCCAGATCGGCTACATGTTCCTGGCCCTGGGCGTCGGCGCCTGGGACGCGGCGATCTTCCACCTGATGACCCACGCCTTCTTCAAGGCCCTGCTGTTCCTTGCCTCCGGTGCGGTGATCGTTGCCTGCCACCACGAGCAGAACATCTTCAAGATGGGCGGCCTGTGGAAGAAACTGCCGCTGGCCTACGCCAGCTTCGTGGTCGGTGGCGCGGCCCTGGCGGCATTGCCGATCCTGACCGTGGGCTTCTACTCCAAGGACGAGATCCTCTGGGAAGCCTTCGCCAGCGGCAACAGCGGCCTGCTGTACGCCGGCCTGGTCGGTGCGTTCATGACCTCGCTGTACACCTTCCGCCTGATCTTCATCGCCTTCCACGGCGAAGCCAAGACCGAAGCCCACGCCGGCCACGGCATCAGCCACTGGCTGCCACTGGGTGTGCTGATCGTGCTGTCGACCTTCGTCGGCGCCTGGATCCACCCGCCACTGGCCGGCGTGCTGCCTGAAAGCGCCGGCCACGCCGGTGGCGAAGCCAAGCACTCGCTGGAAATCGCCTCGGGCGCCATCGCCATCGCCGGTATCCTGCTGTCGGCCCTGCTGTTCCTGGGCAAGCGTCGCCTGGTCAGCGCGATCGCCAACAGCGGTATCGGTCGCGTCCTGTCGGCCTGGTGGTTCGCCGCCTGGGGCTTCGACTGGATCTACGACAAGCTCTTCGTCAAACCTTACCTGCTGATCAGCCACATCCTGCGCAAGGATCCGGTTGACCGCAGCATCGGCCTCATTCCTCGCCTGGCTCGCGGCGGTCACGTCGCCATGAGCAAGACCGAGACCGGCCAGCTGCGCTGGTACACCGCCTCTATCGCCGTCGGTGCCGTACTGGTACTCGGTGCCGTGGTAGTGGCCGCGGTATGA
- a CDS encoding acyltransferase family protein encodes MLNSIQILRALAAWIVVLHHYMQITYNFTLTDPLSVGLHRYGAIGVDLFFVISGFVIYLSATRQSVTPLEFATHRIARIVPAYWLFSAFTAALLIYWPGMVALTSFEPGFLLKSLFFIPALNPSGIGYFPLMTVGWTLNYEMAFYAVFFGSLWLPRPWRIAGLFLGILALRKFLPELGGAFEFYKHKIVYEFLFGVLIGMLYQRGLINAIKPWLAAGLLATALLIIAKVGQVTHNPFKSGIPCALIVIAALSQERRMQNMTRLNALGNWSYSTYLCHIPILCLMLAVQTHTGLPPMVTLISSVVLIALVSAASFNLVERPIAKYMKKRASTRVDPVALNQ; translated from the coding sequence ATGCTGAATTCAATTCAAATCCTGCGGGCCCTCGCGGCATGGATAGTGGTGTTGCATCACTATATGCAAATCACCTACAACTTCACCTTGACCGATCCCCTTTCCGTAGGGCTGCACCGATACGGCGCGATTGGTGTCGACCTGTTTTTCGTCATCAGCGGGTTCGTCATCTACCTGTCCGCCACCCGACAGTCTGTCACCCCGTTGGAGTTCGCCACTCACCGCATCGCACGCATCGTCCCGGCATACTGGCTGTTCAGCGCCTTTACCGCGGCATTGCTGATCTACTGGCCTGGCATGGTTGCGCTGACTTCGTTTGAGCCAGGTTTCCTGCTCAAGAGTCTTTTCTTCATTCCAGCGTTGAACCCCTCGGGCATCGGCTACTTCCCACTCATGACCGTCGGTTGGACGCTCAACTATGAAATGGCCTTCTACGCGGTATTCTTCGGCTCGCTATGGCTGCCCAGGCCTTGGCGTATCGCGGGCTTGTTCCTGGGCATTCTGGCGCTGCGCAAGTTTCTGCCAGAACTGGGAGGCGCCTTCGAGTTCTACAAGCACAAGATCGTGTACGAGTTTCTCTTCGGCGTGCTCATCGGCATGCTCTACCAACGCGGCCTGATCAACGCGATCAAGCCATGGCTAGCCGCCGGCCTGTTGGCCACGGCGCTGTTGATCATCGCCAAGGTCGGGCAGGTTACCCACAACCCGTTCAAGTCCGGTATTCCCTGTGCGTTGATCGTGATCGCAGCCCTTTCGCAAGAAAGGCGGATGCAAAACATGACCCGGCTCAATGCACTGGGTAACTGGTCGTACTCGACCTACCTGTGCCATATCCCGATCCTCTGCCTCATGCTGGCCGTGCAGACGCACACTGGCCTGCCGCCCATGGTGACCCTGATCAGCTCGGTCGTTCTGATTGCCTTGGTCAGTGCAGCCAGTTTCAACCTGGTGGAGCGGCCGATTGCCAAATACATGAAAAAAAGGGCCTCGACACGGGTAGATCCGGTAGCACTCAATCAGTGA
- a CDS encoding TonB-dependent receptor family protein, with translation MRPTLPYSLLALFVAGTTQAANRVELDQVLIQGQAQSELESAAERLREVPGASNLVDMGRVSQGRVASNQDVLAYQPGVFAQSAGNDGIKLSIRGSGINRAPGAHGSGVYTMFDGLPLTGPGGTPYELFEPLWLNRAEVLRGANGFDQGSLALGGAINYLTHTGYDAAPLQVRYEAGSRGYQRRHISSGQVLGNLDYYVALTDAEYDGYQQHSSGSAKGIAANVGYRFNPNLETRFYLRYRETENDLAGRLTKDQIKHHPRAANPAYLARNDRRPQPGSTWVGNKTTFFLDDDSRLEAGLVYHDYPMDLREGPMRLKVAYSDVSGTLNYLRRDTLFGHESKTTLGWRTTKHLPNSGASQFSRVNDLTGARTRDFSYQGSDTVLHLGNDLELVPNLWLTTGLAMIYTRRESDVTYPASGGKVSQHDWDYAPRLGLRYDIRPDLQLYGNLSRSVEPPHPWSLVWSAPVANQPMKMHNQTATTLELGARGDSAVGRWDLAWYYAQVRHELLNVEVVQGLPFKEFNASPSVHQGIEAGLDSLLWERPGTGKLSLRQAYTFSDFHYRDDDRFGDNRLPGIPMHYYQAELRYDWPSGFYAGVNTQMASKVQVDYANSNHADAYALLGARLGWNSPKRDWQTWLDLRNLTNQRYAATVTPGYDDGGRDEARSTPGEGFAVYAGVSYSLR, from the coding sequence ATGCGTCCCACCCTCCCCTACTCCCTGCTGGCGCTGTTCGTCGCTGGCACCACCCAGGCCGCCAACCGCGTCGAGCTCGACCAGGTACTGATCCAGGGCCAGGCCCAGTCCGAGCTCGAGAGCGCCGCCGAACGCCTGCGCGAGGTACCCGGCGCCAGCAACCTGGTGGACATGGGCCGGGTGAGCCAGGGCCGGGTGGCCAGCAACCAGGACGTGCTGGCCTATCAGCCAGGGGTATTCGCCCAGTCAGCCGGCAATGACGGCATCAAGCTGTCGATCCGCGGTTCGGGCATCAACCGCGCACCGGGCGCCCACGGCTCGGGGGTGTACACGATGTTCGACGGCCTGCCGCTGACCGGCCCCGGCGGCACGCCCTACGAGCTGTTCGAGCCGTTGTGGCTGAACCGCGCCGAAGTGCTGCGCGGCGCCAACGGCTTCGACCAGGGCTCGCTGGCCCTGGGCGGTGCGATCAACTACCTGACCCACACCGGCTACGATGCCGCGCCCCTGCAAGTGCGCTATGAAGCCGGCAGCCGCGGCTACCAGCGCCGGCACATCAGCTCCGGCCAGGTGCTGGGCAACCTTGACTACTACGTGGCGCTGACCGATGCCGAGTACGATGGCTACCAGCAACACAGCAGCGGCAGCGCCAAGGGCATCGCCGCCAACGTCGGCTACCGTTTCAACCCGAACCTGGAAACGCGCTTCTACCTGCGCTACCGGGAGACCGAGAATGACCTGGCCGGGCGCTTGACCAAGGACCAGATCAAGCATCATCCACGGGCTGCCAACCCAGCCTACCTGGCCCGCAACGATCGCCGTCCGCAACCTGGCAGCACCTGGGTCGGCAACAAGACCACCTTCTTCCTCGACGACGATTCGCGGCTGGAGGCGGGCCTGGTCTATCACGACTACCCCATGGACCTGCGCGAAGGCCCGATGCGCCTGAAGGTCGCCTACAGCGATGTCAGCGGCACGCTCAACTACCTGCGCCGCGACACTCTGTTTGGGCACGAGAGCAAGACTACCCTCGGCTGGCGCACCACCAAGCACCTGCCCAACAGTGGCGCCTCGCAGTTTTCCCGGGTCAATGACCTGACCGGCGCACGCACCCGCGATTTCAGCTACCAGGGCTCGGACACCGTGCTGCACCTGGGTAACGACCTGGAGCTGGTCCCGAACCTGTGGCTGACCACGGGCCTGGCGATGATCTACACCCGCCGCGAGAGCGACGTCACCTACCCGGCCAGTGGCGGCAAGGTCAGCCAGCATGACTGGGACTATGCGCCGCGGCTGGGCCTGCGCTACGACATCCGCCCGGACCTGCAGCTGTACGGCAACCTCAGCCGCTCGGTGGAGCCGCCGCATCCGTGGTCGCTGGTGTGGAGTGCGCCAGTCGCCAACCAGCCCATGAAGATGCACAACCAGACCGCCACCACCCTGGAGCTGGGCGCCCGTGGCGATTCGGCGGTGGGGCGTTGGGACCTGGCCTGGTACTACGCACAGGTGCGTCATGAACTGCTGAACGTGGAAGTCGTGCAAGGCCTGCCGTTCAAGGAGTTCAACGCCAGCCCCAGCGTGCACCAGGGCATCGAGGCCGGCCTCGACAGCCTGCTCTGGGAACGCCCCGGTACCGGCAAGCTGAGCCTGCGCCAAGCCTATACCTTCAGCGACTTCCATTACCGCGACGACGACAGGTTCGGCGACAACCGCCTGCCCGGCATTCCCATGCACTACTACCAGGCCGAGCTACGCTACGACTGGCCGAGCGGCTTCTACGCCGGGGTCAATACGCAGATGGCCTCCAAGGTGCAGGTGGACTACGCCAACAGCAACCACGCCGACGCCTATGCGCTGCTGGGCGCGCGCCTGGGCTGGAACTCACCCAAGCGCGACTGGCAAACCTGGCTGGACCTGCGCAACCTGACCAACCAGCGCTATGCCGCCACGGTGACGCCGGGGTATGACGACGGCGGGCGCGATGAAGCGCGCTCGACGCCGGGGGAAGGGTTTGCGGTGTATGCGGGGGTTTCCTACAGCTTGCGCTGA
- the nuoI gene encoding NADH-quinone oxidoreductase subunit NuoI: MFKYIGDIVKGTGTQLRSLAMVFSHGFRKRDTLQYPEEPVYLPPRYRGRIVLTRDPDGEERCVACNLCAVACPVGCISLQKAETEDGRWYPEFFRINFSRCIFCGLCEEACPTTAIQLTPDFEMAEFKRQDLVYEKEDLLISGPGKNPDYNFYRVAGMAIAGKPKGAAQNEAEPINVKSLLP; encoded by the coding sequence ATGTTCAAGTATATCGGCGACATCGTTAAGGGCACCGGCACACAGCTGCGCAGCCTGGCCATGGTGTTCTCCCACGGGTTCCGCAAGCGCGACACCCTGCAGTACCCCGAAGAACCCGTGTACCTGCCGCCGCGCTATCGCGGCCGCATCGTCCTCACCCGCGACCCCGACGGCGAGGAGCGCTGCGTGGCGTGCAACCTCTGCGCGGTGGCCTGCCCGGTCGGCTGCATCTCGTTGCAGAAGGCCGAGACCGAGGACGGTCGTTGGTACCCTGAGTTCTTCCGCATCAACTTCTCGCGCTGCATCTTCTGCGGCCTGTGCGAAGAGGCGTGCCCGACCACCGCGATCCAGCTGACTCCGGATTTCGAAATGGCCGAGTTCAAGCGTCAGGACCTGGTGTACGAGAAAGAAGATCTGCTGATCTCCGGCCCCGGCAAGAACCCTGACTACAACTTCTACCGTGTTGCGGGCATGGCGATCGCTGGCAAGCCGAAAGGCGCTGCGCAGAACGAAGCCGAGCCGATCAACGTGAAGAGCTTGCTCCCATAA